A genomic window from Glycine soja cultivar W05 chromosome 10, ASM419377v2, whole genome shotgun sequence includes:
- the LOC114372121 gene encoding E3 ubiquitin-protein ligase RING1-like, with product MSSGGGGGKPFFCHVCSQRITCSDESEPFCPMCMESFVEECNPNNPNPNLFPDSDESSDPELPFHRFSLLPLLLSSVSRSRSEPDVFDPMVFLQNHLQDLRADGANIQVDFDHPSNENQGFRLANIGDYFMGPGLEQFIQQLADNDPNRYGTPPAAKDAVENLPTVTVDDDLLNSELNQCAVCQDEFEKGSKVTQMPCKHAYHGDCLIPWLRLHNSCPVCRYELPTDDADYENEVHGGDAGSRTGGSDGGGGSNRPFRRTVRIYLRHPDAGDSAQDGAEREWRWGS from the coding sequence ATGTCTTCCGGCGGCGGCGGTGGTAAGCCGTTCTTCTGCCACGTGTGCAGTCAGAGGATTACGTGCTCCGATGAGTCGGAACCATTCTGCCCGATGTGTATGGAAAGTTTCGTAGAAGAATGCAACCCTAACAATCCCAACCCTAATCTCTTCCCCGACAGTGATGAATCTTCGGATCCCGAACTCCCCTTCCACCGCTTCTCACTTCTCCCTCTCTTGCTCTCATCAGTCTCTAGGTCCCGATCCGAACCCGACGTGTTCGACCCGATGGTCTTCCTCCAGAACCACCTTCAGGACCTTCGCGCCGACGGTGCCAACATTCAAGTTGACTTTGACCATCCTTCCAACGAGAATCAAGGCTTTCGCCTTGCGAACATCGGCGACTACTTTATGGGCCCCGGCCTCGAGCAGTTTATTCAGCAGCTTGCCGACAACGACCCCAACCGCTACGGAACGCCGCCCGCCGCCAAGGACGCCGTCGAGAATCTCCCCACCGTTACCGTCGACGACGACTTGCTGAACTCCGAGCTGAACCAGTGCGCTGTCTGCCAGGACGAGTTCGAAAAGGGTTCTAAGGTGACACAGATGCCCTGCAAGCACGCGTATCACGGCGACTGCTTGATTCCGTGGCTTCGGCTGCATAATTCATGCCCTGTGTGCCGCTATGAATTGCCCACGGACGACGCCGATTACGAGAACGAGGTTCACGGTGGTGATGCTGGGTCGAGGACAGGTGGGAGCGACGGTGGAGGTGGGAGTAATAGACCTTTTCGCAGGACTGTTAGGATATATTTGCGCCATCCTGATGCTGGTGACTCTGCGCAGGACGGTGCTGAAAGGGAATGGAGATGGGGAAGTTGA
- the LOC114370825 gene encoding sugar transport protein 10-like: MAGGGYVDSGNAKQFEGKVTAFVLVTCFVAAMGGLLFGYDLGITGGVTSMEPFLIKFFPGVYKQMQDDVGHRSQYCKFDNELLTLFTSSLYLAALVASFFASSTTRMMGRKASMFLGGLFFLVGALLNGFAVNIEMLIIGRLLLGFGVGYCNQSVPVYLSEMAPAKIRGALNMGFQMMITIGILAANLINYGTSKLENGWRISLGTGAIPAVMLCVGALFLGDTPNSLIERGQKEEAKKMLQKIRGIDNVEEELQALIDASESAKEVEHPWKNFTQAKYRPQLIFCTLIPFFQQLTGINVVMFYAPVLFKTLGFGNDASLMSSVITGGVNVVATLVSIFTVDKVGRKILFLEGGVQMFICQIATGVMIAMKFGVSGEGSFSSGEADLILFFICAFVAAFAWSWGPLGWLVPSEICSLEIRSAGQATNVAVNMLFTFAIAQVFLAMLCHLKFGLFFFFAAFVLIMTLFIALLLPETKNIPIEEMHLVWRSHWFWSKIVPQVDNDRKPTTAQS, from the exons ATGGCAGGAGGAGGTTATGTAGATTCGGGAAATGCAAAGCAATTTGAAGGGAAGGTCACTGCATTCGTATTGGTTACATGCTTTGTGGCAGCCATGGGAGGCTTACTCTTCGGTTATGATCTTGGAATAACCGGAGGAGTGACTTCCATGGAACCATTTCTCATCAAATTCTTTCCCGGTGTCTATAAACAAATGCAAGATGATGTCGGCCATAGAAGCCAATATTGCAAATTTGACAACGAGCTCCTTACACTATTTACCTCTTCTCTGTATCTTGCTGCTTTAGTAGCTTCTTTCTTTGCTTCTTCCACCACAAGGATGATGGGACGCAAGGCCTCCATGTTTTTAGGAGGTTTGTTTTTCCTTGTGGGCGCATTGTTGAACGGTTTCGCCGTCAACATCGAAATGCTTATCATAGGCCGTCTCTTGCTTGGTTTCGGTGTAGGATATTGTAATCAG TCTGTTCCAGTATATTTGTCCGAAATGGCTCCTGCAAAGATTAGAGGTGCACTTAATATGGGCTTCCAAATGATGATCACAATTGGCATCTTAGCTGCAAACCTTATCAACTATGGAACATCCAAACTAGAAAATGGATGGAGAATTTCTTTGGGTACTGGAGCTATTCCTGCAGTCATGTTATGTGTTGGAGCTCTTTTCTTAGGTGATACACCTAATTCCCTGATTGAAAGAGGCCAAAAGGAAGAAGCTAAGAAAATGTTGCAAAAGATCCGCGGCATTGACAATGTTGAAGAGGAGTTGCAAGCTCTTATTGATGCAAGTGAGTCAGCTAAAGAGGTGGAGCACCCATGGAAGAACTTCACACAAGCAAAATACAGGCCTCAACTCATTTTTTGCACCTTGATTCCATTTTTCCAACAACTTACTGGCATTAATGTTGTCATGTTTTATGCCCCTGTCCTTTTCAAGACTTTGGGCTTTGGCAACGATGCTTCCCTTATGTCTTCAGTTATCACCGGAGGTGTAAATGTGGTTGCCACTTTGGTTTCCATCTTCACTGTGGACAAGGTTGGAAGAAAAATTTTATTCCTTGAAGGTGGTGTTCAAATGTTTATTTGCCag ATTGCTACTGGAGTCATGATTGCTATGAAGTTCGGGGTGAGTGGCGAAGGGTCATTTTCTTCAGGAGAAGCCGACCTTATTTTGTTCTTTATATGTGCATTTGTTGCTGCATTTGCATGGTCATGGGGTCCACTAGGATGGTTGGTGCCTAGTGAGATTTGCTCTCTTGAGATTCGTTCCGCAGGTCAAGCCACCAATGTTGCCGTAAACATGTTGTTCACTTTTGCTATTGCTCAAGTTTTCCTAGCCATGCTTTGCCACTTGAAGTTTggccttttcttcttctttgctgCATTTGTGCTCATCATGACCCTCTTCATTGCCCTGTTGTTGCCTGAGACAAAGAACATCCCCATTGAAGAAATGCATTTAGTGTGGAGGTCACATTGGTTTTGGTCAAAGATTGTTCCACAGGTTGATAATGATCGCAAGCCAACTACTGCTCAGAGTTGA
- the LOC114372468 gene encoding pentatricopeptide repeat-containing protein At3g59040-like, producing MCSLISKSHCHLRQLPLPHTRTGNGIASVRMSGRMEVVCRGMLKPRKFMQRRRKFEVFKDAADEADQKNWRRIMTEIEESGSAVSVLSSEKINNQNIPKDLLVGTLIRFKQLKKWHLVVEILDWLRTQNWWDFGKMDFFMLITAYGKLGDFNGAEKVLGLMNKNGYVPNVVSQTALMEAYGKGGRYNNAEAIFRRMQKWGPEPSAFTYQIILKTFVQGNKYREAEELFDNLLNDENSPLKPDQKMFNMMIYMYKKAGSYEKARKTFALMAERGIQQTTVTYNSLMSFETDYKEVSNIYDQMQRADLRPDVVSYALLVSAYGKARREEEALAVFEEMLDAGVRPTRKAYNILLDAFSISGMVEQAQTVFKSMRRDRYFPDLCSYTTMLSAYVNADDMEGAEKFFKRLIQDDFEPNVVTYGTLIKGYAKINDLEMVMKKYEEMLVRGIKANQTILTTIMDAYGKSGDFDSAVHWFKEMESNGIPPDQKAKNVLLSLAKTDEEREEANELVGHFSENNSLSKVNGIVKLVDEDEENKYEYFDAQLERAYEHSTELS from the exons ATGTGTAGTCTCATTTCCAAGTCACACTGTCACCTGCGACAACTCCCTCTTCCACACACTCGCACAGG CAATGGAATTGCGAGTGTGAGGATGAGTGGGAGAATGGAGGTGGTTTGTCGGGGAATGTTGAAACCCAGAAAGTTCATGCAGAGGAGGAGGAAATTCGAGGTTTTCAAGGATGCTGCAGATGAAGCTGACCAGAAGAATTGGAGGAGAATCATGACTGAAATCGAAGAATCGGGTTCTGCTGTCTCTGTTCTCTCTTCTGAGAAGATTAATAACCAAAATATTCCTAAAGACCTTCTTGTTGGTACCTTGATTAGGTTTAAGCAACTCAAAAAGTGGCACCTTGTTGTTGAG ATTCTTGACTGGCTTCGGACTCAGAACTGGTGGGATTTTGGGAAGATGGATTTCTTCATGCTTATCACGGCTTATGGGAAGCTAGGAGACTTCAATGGTGCCGAGAAGGTCTTAGGATTGATGAATAAGAATGGTTATGTACCAAATGTAGTGTCTCAAACTGCACTCATGGAAGCTTATGGAAAAGGAGGCAGATATAACAATGCTGAAGCAATATTCCGAAGGATGCAGAAATGGGGTCCTGAACCTTCTGCTTTCACATACCAGATAATACTTAAGACATTTGTTCAG GGTAACAAGTATAGGGAAGCTGAAGAATTGTTTGACAATCTACTGAATGATGAAAATTCACCTTTGAAACCAGACCAGAAGATGTTTAATATGATGATTTATATGTATAAGAAGGCTGGAAGTTATGAAAAGGCTCGGAAGACATTTGCACTGATGGCTGAACGGGGAATTCAACAAACTACTGTAACATATAATAGCTTGATGTCATTTGAAACAGATTACAAGGAAGTTTCAAACATATATGATCag ATGCAAAGAGCTGATCTCAGACCCGACGTTGTGAGCTATGCCTTACTTGTAAGTGCGTATGGGAAGGCCCGGAGGGAGGAAGAAGCATTAGCTGTATTTGAGGAAATGCTTGACGCTGGTGTCAG ACCAACTCGGAAGGCTTACAATATTTTACTTGATGCATTTTCTATATCGGGAATGGTAGAGCAAGCTCAGACTGTGTTTAAGAGCATGAGAAGGGATAG ATACTTTCCAGATCTTTGCTCATACACTACCATGTTATCAGCTTATGTCAATGCAGATGACATGGAGGGTGCTGAGAAGTTTTTCAAAAGATTGATACAAGATGACTTTGAGCCTAATGTTGTCACTTATGGAACCTTGATTAAAGGGTATGCTAAGATAAATGATCTTGAGATGGTAATGAAAAAGTATGAAGAAATGCTTGTTCGGGGAATCAAGGCCAATCAGACAATTTTGACTACTATCATGGATGCATATGGAAAAAGTGGAGACTTCGACAGTGCTGTTCATTGGTTTAAGGAAATGGAGTCTAATGGAATTCCTCCTGATCAGAAAGCTAAAAATGTCCTTCTATCTTTAGCaaaaacagatgaagaaagggAAGAGGCTAATGAGCTCGTAGGGCATTTCAGTGAAAATAACAGTTTATCTAAAGTTAATGGTATTGTTAAACTTGTTGacgaagatgaagaaaataaatatgaatattttgaTGCCCAGCTCGAAAGGGCTTATGAACATTCTACAGAGTTAAGTTGA
- the LOC114370858 gene encoding WAT1-related protein At3g30340-like — MMLTHCHELCKPVSIMILVNLTLAFVNLLLKKVLNEGMDYMCIITYRQAISFIFMAPIACIYERKYKLEVHIISLLFLSALLGVTIPQYLFLLGLKYTSATFSCAFLNMVPVFTFIMAVPFGIEKVNVQSKSGKAKVMGTFVCIGGALLLVLYKGVPLINPQSQHIANKITSTPPTAKLEKWIIGSILLTLGCLLWSSWFIIQAKISKKYPCQYSSTAILSLFAAIQSAILSLVFKRNNASWILKGKLEIISVAYAGLIGSGLCYVAMSWCVKQRGPLFTAAFTPLMQIFVAMLDFSVLKEEIYLGSVAGSTLVIAGMYILLWGKSKEEEGQHVLKDTQTNQDVECQ, encoded by the exons atgaTGTTGACACATTGCCATGAATTGTGCAAGCCAGTTTCCATCATGATTCTAGTTAACTTGACTCTAGCTTTTGTCAATTTACTTCTGAAGAAGGTTCTTAATGAAGGAATGGACTACATGTGCATTATAACATATCGACAGGCAATTTCATTTATCTTCATGGCACCTATTGCTTGCATCTATGAAAG GAAATACAAACTGGAGGTTCACATAATATCTCTCCTTTTCCTCAGTGCTCTTCTCGG AGTAACAATTCCTCAATACTTATTTCTTCTTGGACTTAAATATACGTCTGCCACATTCTCATGTGCGTTCCTCAACATGGTGCCTGTATTTACGTTCATTATGGCAGTGCCATTTGG GATAGAGAAGGTGAACGTGCAAAGCAAGAGTGGTAAAGCCAAAGTCATGGGAACTTTTGTGTGCATTGGTGGAGCTTTGTTATTGGTCCTTTATAAAGGAGTGCCCCTTATCAACCCACAATCTCAACACATAGCAAACAAAATTACAAGCACACCTCCAACTGCCAAGTTAGAGAAATGGATTATAGGTTCCATACTTCTGACACTAGGTTGCCTCCTGTGGTCTTCTTGGTTCATTATACAAGCAAAGATTAGCAAAAAATACCCATGTCAATACTCTAGCACAGCTATTTTGTCACTTTTTGCTGCCATTCAATCAGCAATATTAAGTTTGGTCTTCAAGAGAAATAATGCTTCGTGGATTCTCAAAGGAAAGCTTGAAATAATTAGTGTTGCATATGCT GGATTGATAGGGTCCGGCTTGTGCTATGTGGCAATGTCATGGTGTGTCAAACAAAGGGGTCCACTTTTTACTGCAGCTTTTACCCCCCTTATGCAGATATTTGTGGCCATGCTTGATTTCTCTGTACTAAAGGAGGAAATTTACTTGGGAAG TGTTGCAGGATCTACCTTGGTTATTGCTGGCATGTATATTCTTCTGTGGGGAAAAAGCAAAGAGGAAGAAGGGCAACATGTTCTGAAGGATACACAAACAAATCAGGATGTAGAATGTCAATAG
- the LOC114372545 gene encoding thioredoxin X, chloroplastic-like, translated as MDTVTLSLLSLPPVPVRTVSASASTSSSVPLTHSYSCSARQRLSSHRTRLSFRNHSSAVPKLTVTCGAAVTEINETQFKDTVLKANRPVLVEFVATWCGPCRLISSAMESLAKEYEDRLTVVKIDHDANPQLIEEYKVYGLPTLILFKNGQEVPESRREGAITKLKLKEYVDALLESISVS; from the exons ATGGACACCGTGACACTGTCACTCCTTTCTCTCCCTCCGGTTCCGGTCCGTACAGTGTCCGCGTCTGCATCAACCTCGTCCTCTGTCCCTCTCACTCACTCCTACTCCTGCTCGGCCAGGCAGAGGCTCTCCTCTCACAGAACAAGACTCAGTTTCCGGAATCATTCCTCTGCGGTTCCAAAACTTACGGTGACATGCGGTGCGGCTGTGACGGAGATCAACGAGACCCAATTCAAAGACACGGTGCTGAAGGCTAACCGTCCGGTTCTTGTTGAGTTCGTCGCTACTTGGTGCGGTCCTTGCCGTCTCATCTCTTCCGCCATGGAATCCCTCGCTAAG GAATATGAAGACAGATTAACGGTTGTAAAGATTGATCATGATGCCAACCCGCAGCTAATTGAAGAGTATAAAGTTTATGGACTACCGACATTAATACTCTTCAAGAACGGGCAGGAAGTTCCAGAAAGCAGAAGGGAAGGTGCAATTACAAAATTGAAACTTAAAGAGTACGTGGATGCTTTATTGGAATCAATATCAGTTTCATAG
- the LOC114371927 gene encoding E3 ubiquitin ligase BIG BROTHER-related-like, with translation MENDTAAAAANNNTTAAAAAKAGSGGVKSNNHNLEEEHSNLNGEEQMAEQVEAEEEEEEEDRQADEGEGEETGSAAPNPRQPSRTPFTNLSQVDADLALARTLQEQERAYMMLRMNNDGSDYGSWEGGSYLHDDGDDFDDLHDGTDVDEDEDEDDDEDDENEEYEDEDAFDAHAHASAGEHDNPSIEFDPDLFSSDEAYARALQEAEEREMAVRLLALAGINDREEEDIEEHGANSQDAWEDVDPDELSYEELLALSEVVGTESRGLSTDTIACLPSVNYKTGSDQHGSHDSCVICRVDYEDGESLTVLSCKHLYHPECINNWLKINKVCPVCSTEVSASGSNL, from the exons ATGGAGAACGacaccgccgccgccgccgctaACAATAACAccaccgccgccgccgccgcgaAAGCAGGTTCCGGAGGAGTGAAATCGAACAACCATAACCTAGAAGAGGAGCATTCCAATTTGAATGGCGAGGAGCAGATGGCAGAACAAGTGgaggcagaagaagaagaagaagaagaagatcgaCAAGCCGATGAAGGCGAAGGAGAAGAAACTGGATCTGCTGCGCCCAACCCGCGCCAACCTTCCAGAACCCCTTTCACTAATCTCAGCCAGGTCGATGCTGACCTCGCTCTCGCTCGAACCCTTCAGGAGCAG GAAAGGGCATATATGATGCTGAGAATGAATAATGATGGAAGTGATTATGGAAGTTGGGAAGGTGGAAGCTATTTGCATGATGATGGGGATGATTTTGATGATCTACATGATGGCACTGATGTGGATGAGGATGAGGATgaggatgatgatgaagatgatgaaaaTGAGGAGTATGAGGATGAAGATGCATTTGATGCCCATGCTCATGCTAGTGCTGGAGAACATGATAATCCCAGTATTGAATTTGACCCAGATCTATTTTCAAGTGATGAAGCATATGCAAGAGCATTACAAGAAGCCGAAGAGAGGGAAATGGCAGTTAGACTGTTGGCTCTTGCTGGGATAAATGATC gGGAGGAAGAGGACATAGAGGAGCATGGTGCTAATTCTCAG GATGCTTGGGAGGATGTTGATCCAGATGAACTTTCATACGAG GAATTACTGGCATTGAGTGAAGTAGTTGGAACTGAGAGCAGAGGTCTTTCAACTGATACTATTGCCTGTTTACCTTCAGTCAACTACAAGACTGGGAGTGATCAACATGGAAGCCATGATTC GTGTGTCATTTGCCGGGTGGACTATGAGGATGGTGAGTCCTTGACAGTTCTTTCCTGCAAACATCTGTACCATCCTGAGTGCATTAACAATTGGTTGAAAATAAACAAG GTTTGCCCAGTTTGTAGTACTGAGGTATCTGCTTCTGGGAGCAACTTGTAG